The region AAAACTAGGAACCAGGAGTCTATAATCCAGAGGATGAAGATGGATGCTTTGAGAGTTGGTCAATCATAGTGTTAGGAGTGAGGACCCTCTATTGGTGGTTCTCAGCTCTGCCTTCCATTAGAATGATCTGAGGAGCTTTAAAAAAGTACCCAACTCCAAAGAGTTTTAATCAGCTGGTCCTGGATAGGGCCCAGACATCTATATTTTTAGAATTCCTTGGGTGGTCCCTTGTGTAGCCAGCATTAGAAAAACTAGTTTAAGGTAAAACATGACCTTCAGAAAGAACTAATGACTCAGAGCCAGGGATATTCCCCTCCATCAGGGTCTGAAAGAGATGCATCTGGGAAGGAGTTTCCACCATCATACCCCAGAATCTCAAGCAGAGCCAGGAAATCAAAAAGTGAGGGAATGAGAGGTTGCAGTACCTAGCTTCTGCCTGAGGTCCCACTGAGTTGTCCCTCTGTGCTTTTCCGAGGATGTATTTCAGCAAGAAAAGTCACcaagactcttttttttcttttttctttttcttgtgggGTGAAAGTGCCgagaatttctgttttgttctcagTTAATTCAGTGAtgagggattttatttttttttcaattacagttggcattcaatactattttgcattagtttcaggtgtaccgcATAGTGGTTAGAACTCATTTCTAAAATACTTGTTATTCCTATAAAACAagcccttccccccaaaaaaagattttctaatatacttggataagtccctttttGCCAGAACAATATTCAGTGCCTTCCTTCATATCTTTTAAATACGTAATAACTGCATTAACAATTTTGAGCAGCTTAAAAGGTTATACAATAAAAAGTCATTCGCATCCATCCCTTACCTCCTCATTCTACTCCTATCCCCTCCCCAGAATTGACTTTATCAGTTTCTTGGTACCTTGCGGGAGATGAAGGTGCTGTGCCTTGCCCTTTTTCATTTAATGCTTTATCTTGGAAATCATTCCATGTTAGTACACTCAGATCTACCTGACTCTACGAAGTGGCTATTCCATCATTATTTAACCCATACTGATGGACATGTCCTGTCTTAAAGCAAACctgttaaaaactaaaaaataaaaatcaacaagagATAACGTGGATTTCTTACTAGGTGAGAGTAAGTGAGCCTCAGATGTcacagaggagagaaggaggactCAACCAGGGAGCTGGGTGTAAGGCAATGATCTCAGGGCTCTCAGGGGAGCCCTGTCTGATGATGTGCTGCTTCTGCCCACAGGAGCCTGATGCCCAGGACCCTGGAGAGCCAGATCACACTGGAGAAGACCCCCAGCTATTTTGTCACTCAAGAGGCCCCTCGTCGGATCTTCAACATGTCCCGAGACACCAAGCTGATCGTGGTGGTGCGGAACCCTGTGACCCGCGCCATCTCTGATTACACGCAAACGCTGTCCAAGAAGCCAGACATCCCCACCTTCGAGGGCCTGTCCTTCCGGAACCGAACACTAGGCCTGGTGGACGTGTCGTGGAACGCCATCCGCATCGGCCTGTACGTGCTGCACCTGGAGAGCTGGCTGCAGTACTTCCCCCTGGCTCAGATCCACTTTGTTAGTGGCGAGAGGCTCATCACCGACCCCGCTGGTGAAATGGGGCGGGTCCAGGACTTCCTGGGCATTAGGAGGTTCATCACAGACAAGCACTTCTACTTCAACAAGACCAAAGGGTTCCCTTGCTTGAAAAAGACAGAATCGAGCCTCCTGCCTCGATGTCTGGGCAAATCGAAGGGTAGAACTCATGTACAGATTGATCCTGAAGTGATAGACCAGCTCCGGGAATTTTATAGACCTTATAACATTAAGTTTTATGAAACCGTTGGGCAGGACTTCAGGTGGGAATAAACCTCCAACACACAAAGGCTCTTCTGTTTGTCTCTTCCATGAGGTTTGTTCTTAGAGCTTATCATCCTCTCATCCCAGCAAAACCAggccccaacccccttcccatctTGGATTCCATCATCCCGGAACCAGGAAGCCCAGCCAAGGTCAAGAGACTGGGGGTCCCTGCTACTAGCTCTCCCCAGTGTGTCTAGAAAAAGTAGATCTGCCTCTGGAATGTCCAGTCAATTCCAAATGCTTTCTCTTCAGCCCATAAGCTGCCTTGGGAAATTTCTTTAAGAAGAGTGGATCTTCCCATTATGATAGCTATTATAAATGGTGATGGTTCTGTTGCTATGAACACAGCAGTCTGTCCCTGTCACTGTCCACCCCAGCATAAGCTTGTTGATTCTGAGTGTCATATACTTCCCCCCTGTGCTGAGCTCTCCTGAGCTGCTTGGGTAGTGGCATGGGAGACCATTCTCGCCCTCCTGCCCTCGGCAGTGCATTCAGAGATGCAGAGCAGAAGTTCCCCCAGCCACCTCTAGTAGACAGACCCCTTGATAATGCCACAAACCAGAGCTTTCCAAGGCCATGGTCTCACCTCGGCTTGAAGGGTGACTGTCTCTGAAAACCACTTTGTGACTCTTCCTGCTCCCTGTGGACAAAAGCACATAATTTCTGCTGTTATGGGTACTTGCCTCATGTGAGCTTTCATGTTCAGCATGTGACAGAATCATGGTTGTCCATGTGAAATAAATGTGGCTCTCTCATGTCCTGAATGTGGACTTTTCTCTGTAAGTGGGATTGGAGCATGTCTCATTAATTCAGGGCCTCCATGCAAGGTGGAGCTGGTGTCGGGGACGGTCAGGGAGAGCAGTGAGGATATAGAGATGTGTGGGTGTAGCAAGGGTGTGGAGTGGGTGGGGAAAAGAAGTTCTTGCTGGCAGAGGCTGGGGCATAAATATCATGCATGGAGAGATCTGTAGGGACATCTTCTTTCTGAAACATAAGTCTGGCTGTGTCAGCTCCCTGCTTAAGCTTTGCATCTCAAATGCCCAACTAGAGGCCCAGGGGCTAAGAGgacatcagatttttttttgctaGGCCATCAtgatgttttgaaataatttccaaCATTTAAAACTTGGGAAGGTTCATGTAAAAATATGATGTCCAGATTTTTTTTACTGGAAACTTGCCTGCACTCCACCATGGCAACAATGGGCACCACCTTTGGATGGGCCTGCACTCCCCCGTCTTCCAGTCCCCACCTGACACGCCTAAATGATTTAATCATCCGCCTGTCCCCTGCAGGCATTTGAGTACACAGCCCTACTTTGGGTGTGTACTGTAACCTCAGAATAAAGTTCAGATGGTGCCCAAACAACCCCAATTGACAGTCTCTGGtcctctcctgcttctcctccctcaccctctgctcCAGTCGCAAAGAACTGCAGGCCTTTTCTTGACTCTTCCATGCATTTGCCTGGACAGTTACTTCCACCCTGCATTCCCAACTAATGGAAACCCCATGCTCCCAGAAGACTTTAGTCAAGTGTCCCTTGCTAGATATTTGTGAAGCCTTCCACAACCAAGATGAGTGAACTGCTCACTCTTTTGTGTTCACTTGGTAGTGTGTACACACCTCTTATAGCTCTTATTACACTAGAtaatcattatttgttcaatgcCTGTTTTAACATAGACAAtgaacttctattttttaaattttcttttcttattcaattacagttgtgtgccttttctccccatccctgcaactcaccccagccaaacctcctccctcccgcacccccaccctcccccttgattttgtccatgtgtcctttatagtcttcctgtaatcccctctcctcactgtcccttccccactcccccctgaccattgttagattgttcttaacttcaatgtctctggttacattttgtttgcttttttcttctatttattatgttccagttaaaggtgagatcatatggtatttgtccctcaccgtctgacttatttcacttaacataatgctctccagttccatccagctgttgcaaagggtataagctccttctttctctctgctgcataaaactccattgtgtaaatataccatagtttttgatccaatcatttgctgatgggcacttaggttgcttccagtacttggctattgtaaattgtgctgctatgaacattgggatgcacaggttcttttgcattggtgcttcagggttcttagggtataatcccagcagcggaattgctgggtcaaaaggcagttccatttttagttttctgaggaaattccatactgttttccacagtggcctcaccagtctgcattcccaccaacagggcactagggttccattttctccgcatcgtctccaacatttgtttgtggattggtttatgttggccactctgactggtgtgaggtggtacctcattgtggttttaatttgcatctctctgatggctagtgatactgagcctcttttcatatatctctgggccctctgtatgtcttccttggagaagtgtctgttcaagtcctttgcccattttttaattgggttgtttgtcttcctggagtgcagtcgtgtgagttctttatatattttggagatcaggccctgtctgaggtatccttggcaaatatgttttcccatactgttggttctctttgtaatttggtgctgttttctttagccatgcagaagcttttattttgatgaggtcccatttgtttattctttcctttatgtcccttgctttaggggacatgtctgtgaggatgttgctgtgtggaatgtctgagattttcctgccaatgttttcttctaggacttttatggtgttacgacttatatttaagtcttttatccatcttgagtttatttttgtgtatggtgtaagttggtgatcgagtttcattttttcatgtagctgtccagatctcccaacaccatctttgaaggggctgtttttgctccattttatgctcctgcctccttagtcaaatattaattgacggtaaagattgggtttatttctgggctctctgttctgttccattggtctatgtgcctgtttttatgccaataccaggctgttttgatgacagtggccttgcaatacagtttgataccaggtattgtgatccctccttctttgttcttctttctcaaaattgctgcagctatttggagtcgtttatggttccatatgaatttctgaggtttttgttctatatctgtgaaatatgtcatgggtactctaatagggattgcactgaatctataaatctctttgggtagtatggccattttgatgatgttaattcttccaatccatgagcatggtacatgcttccatttgtttgtgtcttccttaatttctttcttcagtgtggtgtagttttctgagtacaggtcttttacctccttggttaggtttattcctaggtactttatttttcttgttgctatagcaaatgggattttattcctgatttctgtttcagcagtttcgttgttggtgtacaggaatgcctttgatttctgagtaatgactttgtatgcagctgttttgccaaattcatttattaggtcgagtagttttttggtggagtctatagcattttccatgtacactatcatgtcatctgcaaacagtgacagtttcatttcctcctttccaatttggatgccttttatttctttttcttgtctgattgctgtggctaggacttccaatactatgttgaataagagtggtgagagagggcatccttgtcttgttcctgatcttagtgggaaagctctaagtttttgtccattgagtatgatgttggctgtaggtctctcatatatggcctttatgatgttgaggaatgctccccctattcccactttgctgagtgtttttatcagaaatgggtgctgtatcttatcaaatgctttttccgcatctattgatatgatcatgtgatttttgtccttgctgttgttgatgtgatgtattatgtttattgatttgcga is a window of Desmodus rotundus isolate HL8 chromosome 1, HLdesRot8A.1, whole genome shotgun sequence DNA encoding:
- the HS3ST2 gene encoding heparan sulfate glucosamine 3-O-sulfotransferase 2, with product MAYRVLGRAGPPQPRRARRLLFAFTLSLSCTYLCYNLLCCCDDLGGSHLLSAPRCLRGPSADGQKLQKSRPCDPLGPTPSAPAVPVPGSHLPAPSLSSSPRLGTKRLPQALIVGVKKGGTRAVLEFIRVHPDVRALGTEPHFFDRNYGRGLDWYRSLMPRTLESQITLEKTPSYFVTQEAPRRIFNMSRDTKLIVVVRNPVTRAISDYTQTLSKKPDIPTFEGLSFRNRTLGLVDVSWNAIRIGLYVLHLESWLQYFPLAQIHFVSGERLITDPAGEMGRVQDFLGIRRFITDKHFYFNKTKGFPCLKKTESSLLPRCLGKSKGRTHVQIDPEVIDQLREFYRPYNIKFYETVGQDFRWE